TGGGGCTATACCTGATGCTAATTTCAACTTCTCTGCACTGAAAAAATTCATCCAAAAACTAGAGCAAGGCAAATTTGACGCATTCTTCATGGCAGATCACTTAGCAGTGCTAAATATGCCAGTCAACGCTCTGAAACGCAGTCATACGGTGACATCTTTCGAGCCGTTTACCCTGCTTTCTGCCCTCTCTACCGTCACCGAAAACATCGGATTAGTAGCTACAGCTTCCACAACGTATGATGCGCCTTACCACATCGCGCGTCGCTTCGCCTCTCTAGACCATATCAGTGGCGGTCGTGCTGGCTGGAACATCGTCACTACAGCCAATCCAGATGCCGCACTCAACTTTAATTTAGAAGAAGAGATAGAGCATGACGAACGCTACCGCCGGGCGAGGGAATTTTATGATGTTGTTACGGGGCTTTGGGATTCCTTTGCTGATGATGCCTTTGTTCGGGATGTGGAAGCCGGGATTTATTTTGACCCCGATAAGCTTCACGTTCTGAATCACAAAGGCAAATATCTCTCGGTGCGGGGGCCATTAAATATTGCTAGACCCGTCCAAGGCTGGCCTGTAATTGTCCAGGCTGGCGCATCGGAAGCGGGACGGCAATTAGCCGCCGAAACTGCCGAGGCTGTGTTTGCGCCAGCGGGTAATCTGGAGGCTGGTAAGGCTTTATTTGCAGATATCAAAGGACGCGCGAAAGCGATTGGACGTGACCCCGATAGTATAAAAATTCTTCCTGGTGCTTTAGTTGTGGTCGGGGAAACCGTCGCTGAAGCACAAGCCAAACGTGTTTATTTAGATAGCCTCGTACATTACGACAGTGGAATCGCCAGCTTAAATGGTGCGCTGGGCTACGATGTTTCCGGTTTTGACCCTGATGGCCCCTTACCAGAAATTCCCCCAACTAATGCCGGACACTCTTCACGAGAAAGAGTAATAGCCTTAGCGCAACGTGAAAATCTCACTATTCGACAACTGGCGCAACGCGTTGGCAGTTATGGCGGGTTGGCTTTCGTTGGTACACCCCAAACCATCGCCGATGAGATGGAAAAATGGCTGTTTGAGGAAGGCTCTGACGGCTTCAACATTATGTTCCCTTATCTTCCTGAAGGGTTGAACGATTTTGTTGACAAGGTAATCCCCGAACTCCAAAGCCGGGGAATTTTCCGCACCGAGTACGAGGGAACAACCTTGCGGGAAAATCTGGGACTCCCCCGCCCTGCTAACCGTTTCTTTGAATCTGAACGATCGCCAGCAGTTATTTAGTCATTAATCTATAGTCAACAGTCCTCACAGGAGAAAACATTGTCATCCACATCTATTCTTCTCTATGTCGATATCCAGTACATCAGCCCCTATGCACTGTCGGCATTCGTGTCTCTGCATGAAAAAGGACTGTTGTTCGACATCCAGACCATTGACCTTGCAGCTAAAGCCCAGCATGAACCAGGTTTTGCAACTAAGTCTTTGACGAGCCGTGTACCGACCTTAATTCACGATGAATTCTCGTTGTCGGAGTCTTCGGCGATCGCTGAATACATTGATGAAGTTTTTCCTGGTACTCCGTTATACCCAGCAGAACCACAGAATCGGGCAAGAGCGCGTCAGGTGCAAGCTTGGCTCCGCAGCGATCTCACACCTATCAAACAAGAGCGTCCTACTGAAGTGATATTCTACGGGGCAACAAAGCCACCTCTATCACAGAAGGCGCAAACAGCAGCCGAGAAATTGTTCTTCGCCGCCGAGTTACTACTATCTGCTAATACGGAAAACCTCTTTGGTCAGTGGTCTATCGCCGATGTCGATCTCGCACTCATACTCCATCGCCTAATTTTAAATGACGACCCAGTACCAGAGAATTTGGTTGCATACGCTAAACATCAATGGCAACGGCCATCTGTTCAGTTATGGGTCAATCAGCAACGCCAGCCCCTGTGCTGATAAAAGATTGACAACTTATAGAAAATTAAGGATTATTAATCTACGGTATTTCGATAAATTTTTAGTTGTTTAATAGTGTTTAGCTTAACTTAAATGTGTTACCAGCGGTAAACGCCGCAGAGATAAAAGCATTCTTGACGTTCTCTCCATACATGGCTGCGGGGGATTCTTGTTTCAACGAAGTTCTTCATAACTAAGAGGGATTCAGGCTAGGCGAATCAACAAAACGGCGATGAAAGTTTATTTACGCCGACCTGTACTAGTTGCTTACAACTCGCCAACATAGATTTTCTACAAGAAAAAATTTGGAGATAAAAATAATGATTAAAAGTCTAGAAAAAGTTGCAGATACAACAATCCAGTTTTCGGCTCCAATCAGAACTAACTCACCGGAACTCCAACAGTTGCTCGACTATATAGCTCTGGGAGCAAGTGATCGCGATCGCGATCGCATCTTGCCTTTTGATGTAGTTGAATTAATTCGACGTTCCAAGTTAGGTGCATTACGAATCCCCGTAGCCGAAGGTGGCGGTGGTAGCACAGCAAGAGAATTATTCGAGGTGGTGATTAAGTTAGGCGATGCAGACCCGAACGTAGCTCACATTGTCCGCAATCATTTTTCTGTCACAGAGCGAATTTTGCGTTCTGAACGCACCGAAAGAAATCGGCGTTGGTTAAAAGCCGTGGCTGATGGGGCAATTATTGGCCTCGCTTCTACAGAATTAGAAGTTAAACGGGCTGGCGGTGGCCAAGTTGTGAATACAAAATTAACTCCCGATGGCGACGGCTATCGTCTGAATGGGACGAAGTATTACAGCACTGGCAGTCTTTATGCAGACTGGATTTTTGTGCGGGTACTAGTACCCGATGGCACTACAGCGTTCATATTAATTCCTACTAACCGTGAAGGAATTGATCTGATAGATGATTGGGACGGCTTCGGACAAAGACTTACAGGCACAGGAACAACCACATTCACCAATGTTCGTGTCGAAACAAGTGAAGTGTTTTTTGAGACGGACACAGACAAAGACAACCTGCCATACAATATCGTCCCGCAATTATTCTTGACTGCTATTAACGCTGGTATTATTCGCAGCGTTCTGCGTGATGCCACAAACCTTGTCCATAAACGTCCCCGGACTTTTTATCATGCCGTATCCGAGCAAGCAGCAGAAGACCCCATCTTACAGCAAACTGTTGGACAAATTGCTGCCAATGCCTTTGCGGCAGAAGCGATCGTTTTAGCCGCAGCCGATGGACTTGATTTGCTCCCTGCGGCTAAAGCCCAAGGCGAAGAAGCAGAAACCGCCGCAGCCTTAGAAACTTCTTTAAGTGCAGCTAAAGCCAAATTAATTGTCGATGATTTGGCTTTACGTTCAGCCACCTTACTATTTGAAGTTGGCGGGGCTTCCACAACGAAAAAAAGCTCCAACTTTGACCGCCACTGGCGCAATGCTCGTACTTTATCCTCACACAACCCAAATCACTTTAAGGCGCGTGCGATCGGCGACTATGAGATAAACGGTACGCCATTGCCGCAGAGAGGATTCTTTTAAGGGTGTAGGGGGAAGAGATGAACTTGATATGCGACTTATTTTTGATACCCCTCTCCAAACCTCTCCCCTGCAAGTGGCGTAGAGGCTTTAAAAAGTCAATTCTTCATTCATAATTTGGGGATGTTAAAGCCCCTCTCCGACACGGAGAGGGGTTGGGGGTGAGGTTCATCAAATTCACGTTAATTCTTACTCCCCTATACCCTCACATCCTTTCTTAACAAGACTTTTATTTGTGAAATTCTACTATGAGCGTAATTGATACTACTGCTGTAAGAAAGGATATAGAGGTGCTTACTTCTCCTACAGACTATCCTGATAGTCCATTATCTCAAGCTCTGAAACAGCCTGTATTACTAGGGTTATTCTTACCAATTCATCACGGTGGCTGGAGTTCATCACATTTGCCGCGCACTACCGATTGGTCTTTTGATTACAATGCCAAGTTGACCCAAAAGGCTGAGGAGTTGGGGTTTGACCTCGTTTTTGGTTATTCCACATGGCAACCGAAGGGTGGGCAAGGCCCAACACGCACGGAAGCGGGTTTGGATGCGTTCATTGCAACTGCTTCTCTGGCTGGGATGACCTCACGAATTCTCTTAATCTCAACAATTCACGTTCTTTATGGGCCTTGGCATCCCATTCATCTGGCTAAATTTGGGGCGACATTAGACCACATTTCCAAAGGTCGGTGGGGAATTAACGTTGTCACGGGACACCGGGCTTATGAGCATGAATTGTTCGGTTGGAGTCAAATCGAACACGATCGCCGCTACGAAATGGCTGATGAATTTGTCACTGTCTTAAAGAGACTTTGGTCAGAAACCGAGAACTTTTCTTACCAGAGTCAAAAAAGCTCTTGGCAGTTCAAAGATGCTTACATTAGTCCTCGTCCGCTTTATGGTCGTCCTGTTTTAGTTAACGCCACTGGTTCAGATGCGGGTATCGAGTTTGCGGGTCGTCATTCTGATATTGTGTTTATCACCAGTCCGGCTGGCGGAGATATAGACAGTGCTTTGTCATCGTTACCTGCCCATACTAAGCGCGTGAAGCAATCGGCGATCGCCCAAGGTAGACAAGTCCGCACGCTGCTAAATCCGTTGATTGTTCTGCGAGACACGGAAAAAGAGGCGGAAGAATACGCTCAGGCAATTATTGACCATGCCGATTATGAGTCAATTGCGGGACGTTCTCGCATTAGCAGCGATGCACACGCTTGGAGAGGGCATCAAAAGGGAAATCTGCGTCATAGCGTTGGTAGTGCGATCGGCGGTAACGTGCAGCTAATTGGTTCGCCAGAACAAATCACCGAACAACTTTTGCAACTAAATAAAGCTGGTGTCGATGGTTTTCAGATAGCTTTCTACGATTTTGAGCCTGATTTAGATTTATTCGGTAAGCGAGTTCTACCACTACTCAAACAAGCTGGTCTGAGAATTTAATTCCTACACCCTTCTTAAAAGATGCAAGGACAAGAACTACTACAAAGCTTGCTGCAAGCCACTACTGAAACTTTTTACATGGTTGGTATATCTGCCCTAGTTGCTATAGCTTTAGGCTTGCCTTTGGGGTTGTTGCTAGTGATGACAGGCCCTGGTAACTTGTTAGATTTTCCGCAACTGCATAAAGTATTGGGTGCGATCGTTAATACTGGACGCTCATTTCCGTTTATTATTCTGCTGGTCGTTTTAACTCCACTCACCCGCTTAATTGTCGGTACTTCCATCGGTAGCACCGCCGCCTTAGTTCCCCTCACCCTCGCCGCCATTCCATTTTTTGGCCGCATTGCTGAAACCAGCATTTTAGAAGTTGATAAAGGACTCATAGAGGCCGCCCAAGCAATGGGATGCAATTATTGGCAAATCATTCTCAAAGTATTGATACCGGAAGCTTTGCCTTCACTAGTATTAGGTATGACAATTCTGATTGTGAGTTTACTTAACTCCTCCGCAATGGCTGGGGCTGTTGGTGGCGGTGGTTTAGGTAACTTAGCAATTCAATACGGCTACCAACGCTTTGATGTAGGGGTGATGTTTTCTACCATTGTAGTTTTAATTGCATTAGTACAGATTATTCAATTCTTAGGTGATTTAATTGCCCAGCGTATGCGAAAACGCTAAAAAAATATCTCATATCATGTCCGGCTAATTAGTGATAATTCCCGAATCTATGCACAAAATCCAAAAACTCTTCCTCTGTGGCCTTAATGATAAGTATTTGACCGGACACGATATCATCCCAATTCTTGTAATAAAACCTTCGCATAACTTTGCGTGAAAAAATTATATTTTGCGTAGGTTTCAACGTCTCTCCTGAATAAATTAAAATACGGCAGACTTAAGCCTACCGTATTTTAAACGTGATTATTTTGGGCGATCGCTTGGATTTATTGCTTAGTTTAGCGCTGGTTCTGCTAACACCTTCTCAGCTTTTTGTTTCAGGACTGTTGGTAAATCACTTGTTAATGGCTCACCTTCAACCACTTGCGATTTAAAACCATCTGGCCCAACAGGAACATCGCCTGTAATGGTGGTGCGATAGAGTACGCGCTCAACTTCTATATGATCTAAATCCTGGGGTGCTAAATGGGAAGTAGCGCGGTTGTCCCAGAATGCAATATCACCATTGTGCCAACGGAAGCGGGTGGTGTAAGCAGGTTTAGTGATTTGGTTGAAGAACAACTCCAGGAGTAGTTCGCTTTCTTGGGGCGACACATCCAGAATGTGGGAGGTGAAGCCAGGATTCACAAATAGTGCGCGTTCACCAGTCTCAGGATGAACCCGCACTACTGGGTGAATCGAAACCTGTGGATTAGCTGCAATCCGTTGAGCATATTTGCTATTACTGGGTATCCGCAAACGTGCATTAAATCTATGCTCGGCTTTTAATCCATCTGCTAGGGCGCGTAAGGGTGCAGACAAACCTTCATAAGCTGCAACCAAGTTAGTCCACTGTGTATCACCGCCAAAGGTGGGAACATTCACCGCCCGCAAAATTGAACCCGCAGGAGGGTTAACAACCGCAGTCACATCAGTGTGCCAACGGCTTTCATAGCTGGTACGCCGTAGACCGTTGCGACGCTCAAAGCGGCTGCGGTCAATTGGTAAGATTTGGGAAAAGCCTTCTATTGGCTCATCTTCGTGGGGATGTGCATAAGTCACTTCGCCGAAACGAGATGTAAAGGCGATTTGTGCCGCATGATCTATATTTTGGTTGCGAAAGAATACGACTTTCCACTTCAATAGTGCTTTGCGAATTTCGGCAACTACATCATCGTGCAGATGAGTTGAAAGATTCACGCCGCTGATTTCAGCACCAGTGAAACCAGAAGTTGGTTTGACTTCAATATGCTTGTAGCCCATGTCTATTCTCCAAAGTTTGATCTATGGGTGAATGTTGGTATTCGACAGCTTTCTTTGGAAGATTTTGATTAAATCCAAAGAAACATTTGTCACCGAATCTATTCTACTTTAAATCTATCAATTTACCGTAGTATAGATTGTTAAGAAATTTCAGTGAAACTTAGTCAGGATAAAAAACAAATGTCCGCAACTCTATACTTTCTCTAGGTGGTGCATCGATAGGACTGCTGGGATCTGCAAAAGCTGTATGGGCGGCGAAACGTGCGCGTCCGTCTTCCGCGGAGTCAAAGCATTTGATAAACAGTACCTCGTTTCTCTGCATTTGGGGAAAGTAGAACCATTGGTGTTCTGGGTTATAAGTAACTGCGTAGGTTTCACCAATGCGATCGCGGTATACTAAATCTCCAGCTACAAGGTCTGATGGTGCAATACTTTGAGCATCACATACCGCCAATGGTGACTCTTGGATTGTGTTGGCAATTCCTCGCCAAACATTGATAATGGCAAATCGTTGTTGTAATAGCCCATCAATGTCTTCTATACCCCGCGCTGCCAACTCCCAATAAGCCCTTGTATAGCCAGATGTGGCAGTAAAATCGTTGTGTACGCGCTTGGCAGGTTCTTTAATGTTGTTCTCACCAAGCTTTGATTGAGCAGCATTACGTAGAGTGTGATCAAATATCACTACTTGAGTTGCACCCGTCAGTTGCTTTAATAATTGCTCCGCTTCTGGGTAATAGATGTGGCGGATTTCCTCTTCATCATAAAAATCGCGGACTTGTGTATTGTGGGCAGTAAAAGCAAAACCTTCTTGATCTAGGGAGATTTTTTCTGAGATAGAACGCGCATTATGAATAGGTAACTGATAAGTCTGGAAAGTGCTGTTGGTGCGGGGAACCCCTGATGGTGGTTCATAAGTGTAGTTGACAGGCTTTTCTGCCATTGGTAAAAGATAGCTGAGATTAGCTTTTACCGATGGTAAGCCGTAAGAAAGGGGTTTATCTATAACTTGGTTATTTAGGCTCATAGTTCATACCTGTTTTGAGAATTACAAATGCTACGCAGATTTAACTGACTCCCGCCTTCACTGGCTTTTTCCAGACTGCATCTGCATACAGTGATGACTCGAAGTCTGGTGCAACATTGTCACTAGTAATCCGGGCTTCGTGTTGTGACCAATCGGCAAAGAATAAGTCATGGCTGATACGTTCTACTATGGCTGGTACATCCCGGCGGATGCTGGGGACATCGCCGATAGGCAGACCAAAGCTGACGAAACCAGCCGGATTGAAAACATGAATATCCTTGAGATAAGGAGCCGTACCAGGGACTTTTTCTTGGTATTCGTGGGCGCTACCAAGATAAGGGTATGTACTGAGTTGCTCGTTGTGCTGCTCTGTTGGAGGTTCATAGCGATCGCGCCAAAGGGCAATATGATGAGCAAAATCGGCAAGCTCTGGGCGCTTAGTTGGGTCAACAAAATAGCCAGTCCCAGCGATCGCAAAATCGAACTCCAACACATCATCATTCACTTGCGCCACAATGCGATCACCTTGGTTGTGAGCAGATTTCCAGGTTGCAGATAAATGTAGGTGGAAGTTAGAAAAAGCAGTTACCCGCGCAATAGCGTCTGGTGGTGGTGTCGAGCCAACTTGATTAAACCGCCAAGCTTGAAACCAACGAGCAGCATCAGGTAGTTGAGCATAGTTGTAGTAAGCGCCAGGATAACCCCGCACACGAATCACAGGTAAAGATGCAATTTGCGATCGCCGTGCAAACAGATGTACTGCCTTAGCACCTGATTCTAGCGCCACACCTGCTGCATCAAAAGCCGAAGCCGCCGCACCCAAAACTGCTACAGTTTTACCGCGCAACTCACTGAAGTTAATTAGCTCGGACGTATGTGCATAGAGGTGGCGTGGTAGAGATGCCAGTACAAGCGGGATATTTGCGCCACCAGTACCAGCTACACCATTGGCGAAGATAATCTTGCGTGTGGTTTCTACTTGTCTGACACCGTTCACTTCCAGATGTAACCGCAAGAAACCGACATCTGGCTCAATACGTATCAACTTCGTCTGATATCTCACTGGAATGTTCAAGAAATGCCGATACCAACTGAGATATTCAGCCCATAAGACTCGCGGAATGCGGTCGATTGCGGCATATGCTTCTGTACCGTGTCGTGCTTCGTACCAAGCCTGAAACGAAAGTGCGGGAATCCCTAGTTCTGGCCCTGGCAGGTTTTTCGGTGTGCGGAGCTTTTTCATCCGCGCCCGTGTGAGCCATACACCTGCATGGGCTTCGTCTTCAGCCTCATC
This window of the Nostoc sp. HK-01 genome carries:
- a CDS encoding taurine catabolism dioxygenase TauD/TfdA produces the protein MGYKHIEVKPTSGFTGAEISGVNLSTHLHDDVVAEIRKALLKWKVVFFRNQNIDHAAQIAFTSRFGEVTYAHPHEDEPIEGFSQILPIDRSRFERRNGLRRTSYESRWHTDVTAVVNPPAGSILRAVNVPTFGGDTQWTNLVAAYEGLSAPLRALADGLKAEHRFNARLRIPSNSKYAQRIAANPQVSIHPVVRVHPETGERALFVNPGFTSHILDVSPQESELLLELFFNQITKPAYTTRFRWHNGDIAFWDNRATSHLAPQDLDHIEVERVLYRTTITGDVPVGPDGFKSQVVEGEPLTSDLPTVLKQKAEKVLAEPALN
- a CDS encoding putative ABC transporter permease protein gives rise to the protein MQGQELLQSLLQATTETFYMVGISALVAIALGLPLGLLLVMTGPGNLLDFPQLHKVLGAIVNTGRSFPFIILLVVLTPLTRLIVGTSIGSTAALVPLTLAAIPFFGRIAETSILEVDKGLIEAAQAMGCNYWQIILKVLIPEALPSLVLGMTILIVSLLNSSAMAGAVGGGGLGNLAIQYGYQRFDVGVMFSTIVVLIALVQIIQFLGDLIAQRMRKR
- a CDS encoding alkanesulfonate monooxygenase, giving the protein MSVIDTTAVRKDIEVLTSPTDYPDSPLSQALKQPVLLGLFLPIHHGGWSSSHLPRTTDWSFDYNAKLTQKAEELGFDLVFGYSTWQPKGGQGPTRTEAGLDAFIATASLAGMTSRILLISTIHVLYGPWHPIHLAKFGATLDHISKGRWGINVVTGHRAYEHELFGWSQIEHDRRYEMADEFVTVLKRLWSETENFSYQSQKSSWQFKDAYISPRPLYGRPVLVNATGSDAGIEFAGRHSDIVFITSPAGGDIDSALSSLPAHTKRVKQSAIAQGRQVRTLLNPLIVLRDTEKEAEEYAQAIIDHADYESIAGRSRISSDAHAWRGHQKGNLRHSVGSAIGGNVQLIGSPEQITEQLLQLNKAGVDGFQIAFYDFEPDLDLFGKRVLPLLKQAGLRI
- a CDS encoding putative acyl-CoA dehydrogenase, with translation MIKSLEKVADTTIQFSAPIRTNSPELQQLLDYIALGASDRDRDRILPFDVVELIRRSKLGALRIPVAEGGGGSTARELFEVVIKLGDADPNVAHIVRNHFSVTERILRSERTERNRRWLKAVADGAIIGLASTELEVKRAGGGQVVNTKLTPDGDGYRLNGTKYYSTGSLYADWIFVRVLVPDGTTAFILIPTNREGIDLIDDWDGFGQRLTGTGTTTFTNVRVETSEVFFETDTDKDNLPYNIVPQLFLTAINAGIIRSVLRDATNLVHKRPRTFYHAVSEQAAEDPILQQTVGQIAANAFAAEAIVLAAADGLDLLPAAKAQGEEAETAAALETSLSAAKAKLIVDDLALRSATLLFEVGGASTTKKSSNFDRHWRNARTLSSHNPNHFKARAIGDYEINGTPLPQRGFF
- a CDS encoding nitrilotriacetate monooxygenase component A, whose protein sequence is MSITKQLKLGAFMRPVSIHTGAWRYPGAIPDANFNFSALKKFIQKLEQGKFDAFFMADHLAVLNMPVNALKRSHTVTSFEPFTLLSALSTVTENIGLVATASTTYDAPYHIARRFASLDHISGGRAGWNIVTTANPDAALNFNLEEEIEHDERYRRAREFYDVVTGLWDSFADDAFVRDVEAGIYFDPDKLHVLNHKGKYLSVRGPLNIARPVQGWPVIVQAGASEAGRQLAAETAEAVFAPAGNLEAGKALFADIKGRAKAIGRDPDSIKILPGALVVVGETVAEAQAKRVYLDSLVHYDSGIASLNGALGYDVSGFDPDGPLPEIPPTNAGHSSRERVIALAQRENLTIRQLAQRVGSYGGLAFVGTPQTIADEMEKWLFEEGSDGFNIMFPYLPEGLNDFVDKVIPELQSRGIFRTEYEGTTLRENLGLPRPANRFFESERSPAVI